The region CGTCGGCCCGTGCCAGCACCAGCACCGTGTTCACCGGCGCGGCCCGTGCCACCGCGTGGTCGTGCGCCGTCCGCAGGTAGCGCAGGTCCGTGCTGTGCACGTGCCTGGTCAGGTAGAGCACCGCGTCCGCCTCGCCGTACACCTGCTCGACCGGCGCGCCCGCGGGCGTGTCGATCAGCGTCAGGTCCCGCAACGACCGCGACGGCCACTGCACGTCGACCCGGTCGGCGTCACCCGCGTCGACGAACGCCCGGCCGTCCCGCCGCGCGATCGGCACCTCGTGCGGCCCGATCGCGGCACGCGGGCGCTCGCCGTCCCGGTACCAGGTGAACGCGCCGGTGGGCACGAACTCCTCGCCGATCAGCGCGTTCGCCACGGTCGACTTGCCGCTGCGCGGCGCACCCGCCACGGCCACCCGCACCGGCTCGGTGAACCGCGCCTGGTGCCCCCGCAGCCACGCCACCGCTCGCGGGCTGTCCCGGTAGACCGCCAGCGCCTCCTCCACCAACACCCACACCTCGTCGGCGAGGCTCACCCTCCGCCCCCGCTCCTACCCGCACCCACGCGCCGACCAGCACCCACGCGCCGCCCTGCCCTTCGCCCAGCACCCACAGACCGCCCAGCACCCGTGCGCCGGAACCCAGCGGTCATGCGCTGATCCCGAGGGGTGGGGCGCTGCCCGCGACAGCTTGGACCCGTTGGTAGAGCTGGACGAGCCGGTCCAGTTCGCGTTTCGCCTCGCGGGCGCGGCGTTCGCGTTCCGCGGCGTCGGCCTGCACCGCTCTGCGCGCGCTGCGGGCCGATTCCAGCAGCGTCTCCTGGAGGTCGTCGGCCAGCGTGCTGAAGTGGCCGCGCAGGCTGCGCTGGATGGTGCGCGCCGCGTCCCGGAAGTCCTTGCTGAACTTGATGAAGAAGTCGTCCACGTGCCGCTGGGCGGCGACCTTCGCCGCGGCCTGGCGGCGCTTGAGCCGCTGGTCGCTCTCGTCCAGGATGGACTTGCCGCCGAACAGCGCGCCCGCACCCAGCGAGATCACGTTGATCAGCGGCATCCCGGCCAGGCTGGTGACCAGGCCGAACATCAGCACCCCGCCGTACGAGCCGCGCAGGCCGGTGAACAGCTTCTGGCTCACCGTGAACCGCTCGATCACCGGTTTGTCCATCTTGGACACCCGGTCGAGCACGTCGGCCGGGAACACCGACTCGGGCATCAGGTCCTCCCGGTGCACCGGGAAGCTGCGCGCGACCTTCTCGGCGACCCACTCCGACCGGTCGAGCAACCAGGTGAAGTTGGTCGCGGCGGCCTCGGTGAGGTTGTCCTCCAGCCAGTCCTCGAACGCCTGCCAGCCGCGCGCCGGGTCGGCCGTCTCGAACGTCTTGTCCACCTCGCGCAGGATCCGCCGGGTCCGGTCGCGCAGGTCGTACTCCAGGTCCGACACCAGGTCGGCCATCTCGTCGGAGAGCACCGTCTGCCAGCGCGCGGACCGCCGGCGCAGTTCGTCGATCCGCCGCTGGGCCTCGGTGAGCTTGGCGATCGTGGTCTGCGGGCCCTGGTCGGTCAGCTCCTCGCGGACCGGCGCGACCAGCTGCTTGATGGCGGACGCGGCGGTCACCGCGACCGTGCGGCGGGCCAGCACGTCGGCCGCCGCGACGATGTCCTGCTGCACGCACGCCAGCAGCTCCGGGAAGCCGGACTCGGCGTTGAGCGCCGTGTCGCCGGTCTTCGCGGCGCGCAGGCGCAGCGCGGCCGACACC is a window of Saccharothrix espanaensis DSM 44229 DNA encoding:
- a CDS encoding dynamin family protein, which produces MSAPWLDVLDDTIRSCAAHNRPDLAARLRETRSRQLDPKLRVLVLGEPKQGKSQLVNAMVNAPVCAVGDDVTTTVPTFVQHAETPNATLVRTIANTPTERIPVPIDQLADQVSAGHTGELLRAEVGIPRALLTSGLVLIDTPGVGDLRPAHTASTFAALLQADAVLMVSDATAELTASEIELLKQVMTSCPNVTVVLTKIDIAAQWRRVVERNRAHLARAGVAAKLIPVSAALRLRAAKTGDTALNAESGFPELLACVQQDIVAAADVLARRTVAVTAASAIKQLVAPVREELTDQGPQTTIAKLTEAQRRIDELRRRSARWQTVLSDEMADLVSDLEYDLRDRTRRILREVDKTFETADPARGWQAFEDWLEDNLTEAAATNFTWLLDRSEWVAEKVARSFPVHREDLMPESVFPADVLDRVSKMDKPVIERFTVSQKLFTGLRGSYGGVLMFGLVTSLAGMPLINVISLGAGALFGGKSILDESDQRLKRRQAAAKVAAQRHVDDFFIKFSKDFRDAARTIQRSLRGHFSTLADDLQETLLESARSARRAVQADAAERERRAREAKRELDRLVQLYQRVQAVAGSAPPLGISA